The Mustela lutreola isolate mMusLut2 chromosome 3, mMusLut2.pri, whole genome shotgun sequence genome includes a region encoding these proteins:
- the USP40 gene encoding ubiquitin carboxyl-terminal hydrolase 40 isoform X8 encodes MCCRPRSVAMTLSPSSELVIPSPAFLRAWTMEGQRPSRLLRANQQQLKEYKLGRKTEICLEPLEKEENLGPHDVVLRTQMRLPGERAYTPCVDLVWDTARGWTASSLRQRVAYFCSLPVEKIEIAKYFPEKFEWLPISSWNQQLTKRKKKKKQDNLQGAPYYLKDGDTIGIKNLLVEDDEDFSTVRDDLGKETQKQLALGKKSQEALRVPSSDLFSGAKIPSRPRAPEASLSIHVGSFP; translated from the exons ATGTGTTGTAGGCCACGTTCAGTG gCCATGACCTTGTCCCCCTCCTCGGAGTTGGTCATCCCCTCCCCAGCCTTCCTCAGAGCCTGGACCATGGAAGGCCAGCGCCCCAGCAGGCTTTTACGTGCCAACCAGCAGCAGCTCAA GGAATACAAACTGGGAAGGAAAACTGAGATCTGCTTAGAGccccttgagaaagaagaaaatttggg CCCCCATGACGTGGTGCTGAGGACGCAGATGCGCCTCCCTGGCGAGAGGGCCTACACTCCCTGCGTGGACCTGGTGTGGGACACCGCCCGCGGCTGGACGGCCAGCTCCCTGCGGCAGCGGGTCgcctacttctgctctctgcCCGTGGAGAAAATTGAAATTGCCAAGTACTTCCCGGAAAAGTTTGAGTGGCTTCCGATATCGAGCTGG AACCAGCAACTtaccaagaggaaaaagaagaaaaagcaagataATTTGCAGGGGGCACCTTATTATTTGAAAGATGGAGACACGATTGGTATtaag AATCTCCTGGTTGAGGATGACGAAGATTTCAGTACAGTCAGAGATGACCTGGGAAAGGAAACACAGAAGCAGCTCGCTCTGGGAAAGAAAAG CCAAGAAGCCCTTCGTGTGCCAAGCAGTGACCTTTTCTCCGGTGCCAAGATACCCAGCCGGCCCCGCGCACCAGAAGCTTCTCTTTCCATCCATGTCGGGAGTTTCCCATAG